A stretch of Crossiella cryophila DNA encodes these proteins:
- a CDS encoding GNAT family N-acetyltransferase — MTDFQVRPAVESDLRRLAEFEAEIARISFQDDAIDDLDVQEKRMAKAMAKSAEGMFVACRGDEPAAGWLWITVNTNPMSGQRYANFRSLAVAEIPERTQVGELLLQAGLDHVDAHGVTEVVGKVFSGNLPMRVLYRQFGFEAAHLTMKLDRRKR; from the coding sequence GTGACCGATTTCCAGGTGCGGCCCGCGGTCGAGTCCGATCTGCGCAGGCTGGCCGAGTTCGAGGCGGAGATCGCCCGGATCTCCTTCCAGGACGACGCGATCGACGACCTGGACGTGCAGGAGAAGCGGATGGCCAAGGCGATGGCCAAGTCCGCCGAGGGCATGTTCGTGGCCTGCCGGGGTGACGAGCCCGCGGCGGGCTGGCTGTGGATCACGGTCAACACCAACCCGATGAGCGGGCAGCGCTACGCCAACTTCCGCTCGCTGGCCGTCGCCGAGATCCCCGAGCGCACCCAGGTCGGTGAGCTGCTGCTGCAGGCCGGGCTGGACCACGTGGACGCGCACGGCGTCACCGAGGTGGTGGGCAAGGTGTTCTCGGGCAACCTGCCGATGCGGGTGCTCTACCGCCAGTTCGGGTTCGAGGCCGCGCACCTGACCATGAAGCTCGACCGGCGGAAGCGGTAG